One window of Pyxicephalus adspersus chromosome 4, UCB_Pads_2.0, whole genome shotgun sequence genomic DNA carries:
- the POLH gene encoding DNA polymerase eta, protein MDCGQDRVVALIDMDCFYVQVEQRLRPELKNKPVAVVQYKTWKGGGIIAVSYEARAFGVTRNMMANDAKKLCADLQLARVSEAHGKADLTKYREASVEVMEIMSRFAVVERASIDEAYIDLTESVQKRLKDMAGQPVSEDLLRSTYVHGYPQENLPSQENLPKEELRRLGMEEWMKSLGAPCSPELYLTVGAIIVEEMRAAVEEETTFQCSAGISHNKVLAKLACGLNKPNRQTILSQSSVPGLFHQLPIGKIRNLGGKLGTSIKEILGVEYMGQLTQFSESTLQSHFGDKTGSWLYNMCRGIEDEPVKPRQLPKSIGCSKTFPGKTALCTQEQVQYWLLQLCLELEERLKKDKEANHRVAKLLTVGVHRKGDPGWSSVSRCCALSRYEAQKISSDAFVLLKTFNTAGSHQAAWSPPLNLIQLSASKFTETASSGGGIASFLTKDTASTQKSSDWPTPMTPNNPKTPPKERKDLVNKPPSTIQLMFQRVAEKKKDVTEEQVLPNASAHNSDDKKEHRNSMESEQRSFFMSKSHQRLTADQEKSEPLSNVNDGETSYKLSDDFVGSSSEEPAEEQPGHPKEDLINCEKCHQQILVWDFPEHMDYHFARELQDSFSIPSPSTSRPNVTPQARPKTKTKNYPTPSAKRARSEGSRTLDAFFKKSP, encoded by the exons ATGGATTGCGGGCAGGATCGAGTGGTCGCTCTGATAGACATGGACTGTTTCTACGTTCAGGTGGAGCAGAGGCTGCGTCCGGAGCTGAAGAATAAGCCAGTGGCCGTGGTGCAGTACAAGACCTGGAAAGGAGGAGG GATTATTGCGGTCAGTTATGAAGCTCGGGCGTTCGGGGTGACCCGGAATATGATGGCTAATGATGCCAAGAAGCTTTGTGCCGACCTACAGCTGGCCCGTGTCAGCGAGGCTCATGGGAAGGCCGACCTCACAAA GTATCGGGAGGCCAGCGTGGAAGTCATGGAGATCATGTCACGTTTTGCTGTGGTTGAACGAGCCAGCATTGATGAGGCCTACATAGACCTGACCGAATCTGTACAGAAACGATTAAAGGACATGGCGGGTCAGCCTGTATCTGAAGATTTACTGAGAAGTACTTATGTACATGGCTATCCTCAGGAGAACCTACCGTCACAGGAGAACCTACCCAAAG AGGAGTTGCGCCGTCTCGGGATGGAGGAGTGGATGAAGTCCCTGGGGGCCCCTTGTAGTCCCGAGTTGTATCTGACTGTTGGAGCCATTATTGTGGAGGAAATGAGGGCAGCAGTTGAGGAAGAGACAACTTTCCAATGCTCTGCTGGGATTTCACACAACAAG GTTCTGGCAAAGTTAGCTTGTGGATTAAATAAACCAAATCGGCAAACCATCCTCTCCCAGAGCTCTGTGCCAGGACTATTCCATCAGCTACCTATCGGAAAGAT ACGCAATCTTGGAGGCAAACTTGGGACATCTATCAAAGAGATCCTAGGCGTGGAGTACATGGGTCAGCTGACCCAGTTCAGTGAATCTACTCTCCAAAGCCACTTTGGTGATAAAACTGG CTCGTGGCTTTATAACATGTGCCGCGGGATCGAAGATGAACCAGTGAAGCCGAGACAGCTGCCCAAATCAATTGGCTGCAGCAAGACTTTCCCTGGGAAGACAGCGCTGTGTACACAGGAACAG GTGCAGTATTGGCTTTTACAGCTGTGTCTGGAGCTGGAGGAGAGGCTGAAGAAAGACAAGGAAGCC AACCACAGAGTGGCCAAGCTGCTGACAGTGGGTGTACACCGGAAGGGGGACCCCGGATGGAGCAGCGTTTCCCGTTGCTGTGCCCTTTCCCGCTATGAAGCGCAGAAGATTAGCAGTGATGCCTTTGTGCTCCTGAAAACTTTCAACACCGCTGGAAGCCACCAAGCAGCATG GTCTCCCCCCCTCAATCTGATACAGCTCTCCGCTAGTAAATTCACAGAGACCGCATCCTCTGGAGGTGGAATTGCCAGCTTTCTAACCAAGGATACAGCCAGTACGCAGAAATCTTCAGACTGGCCCACACCAATGACACCCAACAACCCTAAAACCCCTCCAAAGGAGCGCAAAGATCTGGTGAACAAACCTCCCAGCACAATCCAGCTGATGTTCCAGAGGGTAGCGGAGAAGAAGAAAGATGTCACAGAGGAGCAGGTTCTTCCCAATGCTTCTGCTCACAATTCAGATGATAAGAAAGAACATAGAAACAGCATGGAGTCTGAACAAAGATCTTTCTTTATGTCTAAATCCCACCAACGACTGACCGCAGACCAGGAGAAATCTGAACCTCTGAGTAATGTTAACGATGGAGAGACATCTTATAAATTATCTGATGACTTTGTAGGTTCATCTTCTGAGGAACCAGCGGAGGAGCAGCCTGGACACCCTAAGGAAGACCTAATAAACTGTGAGAAGTGTCACCAGCAGATCCTGGTGTGGGACTTCCCAGAACACATGGATTATCATTTTGCCCGGGAATTACAAGACTCTTTCTCCATTCCTAGTCCCAGCACTTCCAGACCAAACGTAACCCCCCAGGCCAGACCCAAGACCAAAACAAAGAACTATCCAACTCCGAGTGCAAAACGTGCCCGA
- the LOC140329929 gene encoding exportin-5-like (The sequence of the model RefSeq protein was modified relative to this genomic sequence to represent the inferred CDS: added 30 bases not found in genome assembly): protein MPVGGWGVSEGPLTLSPPLQYCEDFKESCPLCVPCGLQLAEKTQPAVVRHFGLQVLEHVVKFRWNAMEREEKICLKDSVMCLMAGGVRPILEEEGHIKDVLARIVVEMIKREWPQHWPDMLNELDTLTKNGEVQTELVMFILLRLAEDVVTFQNLPSQRRRDIQTTMTQNMDKLFTFMLGILGDSVHHYQQLKGDLTQ from the exons ATGCCGGTGGGGGGATGGGGTGTATCTGAGGGCCCCCTGACCTTGTCTCCCCCCTTGCAGTACTGTGAGGACTTTAAGGAGTCGTGCCCCCTGTGTGTCCCCTGCGGCCTGCAGTTGGCAGAGAAGACGCAGCCGGCGGTCGTCAGACATTTTGGATTGCAGGTTTTAGAGCATGTTGTCAA ATTTCGCTGGAATGCCATGGAACGAGAGGAGAAGATTTGTCTGAAGGACAGTGTGATGTGTCTCATGGCTGGG GGCGTTCGCCCCATTCTGGAGGAAGAGGGCCACATCAAGGACGTGTTGGCCAGGATTGTGGTGGAAATGATAAAACGGGAATGGCCTCAGCACTGGCCGGACATGCTGAACGAGTTAGACACTCTGACCAAGAATGGG GAAGTGCAGACAGAGCTGGTAATGTTCATCCTCCTACGGCTGGCAGAAGATGTGGTGACGTTTCAGAATCTGCCGAGCCAGCGACGGAGGGACATCCAGACCACGATGACCCAGAACATGGACAAACTCTTCACCTTCATGCTGGGAATCCTTGGGGACAGCGTGCACCATTA
- the LOC140329648 gene encoding exportin-5-like (The sequence of the model RefSeq protein was modified relative to this genomic sequence to represent the inferred CDS: added 78 bases not found in genome assembly), protein MLCLLLAEEDLQVEAAECLLIAVSRKGKLEDRTPLLNLFADSPMHYIMTAAQKAHGQSLQEKRYVFIKRLCQVVCALGSQLCTLTMSPHNKITIPTTFNKYLKSLLDFTSHPSQFLKSSTLMTWGSIFRHDLLSKDPALQAILPEFLQVSMSNIIKAGFPSQNNSPSCEYSRLDFDSDEDFLNFFNYFKAMMGDVMRQACRLIPHASFRMAAEWLQCQLSAPLDPGPNSSKAGEGLCTLLSPSFIQWDAMTFFCECVFNQVLRVLPKEELPVSQGVELLQGVLSYQTMDPLILSCLLTNLSGLFPFVRYMNGFMPRVLTKLFSAVHFDLNTKGPRTRSVKAVRRHACSSIIKICRDFPDLVLPHFSLLSTHAMHLFMDENLTQMEKYSMLEVQVMISNHFNNFEKQQDFMVQLLTPATSIWSSQELQRAISSPEELISYVGAEVLKGLEEEQSPCQANRSQLSFCFCTVEGVLRRARWPTDPEAAKSGGFVSGYTSDGSPIYRNPCSEQVLKLLDSIFSLVRTFNNLYLPEVVQKMGEFYAKCLDVMEMEKKCILGLTQPILDTYDVPIYRSAEERMQGFFCSMFDSCYQVLGNLGPTLSRDFYCIPDLAVRLVNSAFCNLSNIPDFRLRTMLRLFVKPLILSCPPEKYESLICPIMGPLLNFLHQRLSQRWLTSSGDDYKELNTESSEILEIELARLLTREMVDLLVVCCVAKKSPEQNANKVEADGLRGGNLAEPEDEEMMSLEAPLPGTLELTELGKFLMSNEEVSSALLISAFSPLLWMDTPACQKAATQLCWPLLKQVISGFLPSEAALCLFTNILRGLQVHGQHEACNSSLVGLAFQVYEALRPRFPELRLVIEQVPEVPLDSLQQFDTKLLSSGQKASEKKRKDHFRRLISGCIGKPLGEQFRKEVHIRNLPSLFQKKPRPALEDSILGSCAEALPSLFQH, encoded by the exons GGGAAGTTGGAGGACCGAACGCCTCTCCTCAATCTGTTTGCAGACAGTCCCATGCACTACATCATGACGGCTGCACA GAAGGCCCATGGGCAGAGCTTGCAGGAGAAGCGTTACGTCTTCATAAAGAGACTTTGCCAGGTGGTCTGTGCATTGGGGAGCCAGCTGTGCACCCTGACCATG TCTCCTCATAACAAGATCACCATACCGACAACTTTCAACAAATACCTGAAATCTTTACTGGATTTTACCTCCCATCCCAGCCAG TTCCTAAAATCTTCTACTTTGATGACGTGGGGGTCTATCTTCAGACACGACTTACTATCCAAGGATCCGGCTCTTCAGGCCATCCTCCCAGAATTTCTGCAGGTTTCTATGAGTAATATAATCAAG GCCGGCTTTCCTTCCCAGAACAACAGCCCCAGCTGTGAATATTCCAGACTCGACTTTGATAGTGACGAGGACTTTCTGAACTTCTTCAATT ACTTTAAAGCAATGATGGGGGATGTGATGAGGCAGGCGTGTCGATTGATTCCTCATGCCAGCTTTCGTATGGCTGCCGAATGGCTTCAGTGCCAACTCTCTGCTCCCCTGGACCCCGGACCAAATAGCT CCAAGGCCGGAGAGGGCCTTTGTACCCTCCTATCACCCTCATTCATTCAATGGGACGCCATGACATTTTTCTGTGAGTGCGTCTTCAATCAGGTCCTGCGAGTGCTCCCCAAAGAG GAATTGCCGGTCTCTCAGGGTGTGGAACTTCTCCAAGGTGTTCTCAGCTATCAGACTATGGACCCGCTGATCCTCTCCTGCCTCCTCACCAACCTTTCTGGTCTCTTCCCCTTCGTGCGTTATATGAATGGTTTCATGCCTCGTGTACTGACCAAG CTTTTCTCTGCTGTCCACTTTGATCTGAATACCAAG GGGCCCCGGACCCGCTCAGTAAAGGCCGTCCGCCGACACGCCTGCTCATCAATTATTAAAATCTGCCGCGATTTTCCAGATCTGGTTCTG CCTCACTTCAGCCTTCTCAGCACTCACGCTATGCACTTATTTATGGATGAGAATCTCACTCAGATGGAGAAATATTCCATGCTGGAGGTCCAGGTGATGATTAGCAACCATTTCAACAACTTCGAGAAGCAGCAAGACTTCATGGTGCAACTTCTTACCCCGGCTACCTCCATCTGGTCATCCCAGGAGCTGCAAAG AGCCATTTCCTCCCCTGAAGAATTAATTTCCTATGTTGGAGCTGAAGTGCTTAAAGGTTTAGAGGAAGAACAGAGTCCATGCCAAGCCAACCGCTCTCAG CTGAGTTTCTGCTTTTGCACGGTGGAAGGGGTTCTGCGAAGAGCTCGCTGGCCCACTGACCCTGAAGCTGCTAAATCTGGGGGCTTTGTTTCCGGTTACACTTCAGATGGAAGCCCAATTTACCGCAACCCCTGTAGTGAGCAAGTGCTGAAACTTCTGGACAGCATCTTTTCCCTGGTGAG GACGTTCAACAATCTCTACCTTCCAGAAGTTGTGCAGAAGATGGGGGAATTCTATGCCAAGTGTTTGGATGTGATGGAGATGGAGAAGAAATGCATCTTGG GGTTGACGCAGCCCATCCTGGACACATATGATGTCCCCATATACCGTAGTGCTGAGGAGAGGATGCAGGGCTTCTTCTGCTCCATGTTTGATAGCTG TTACCAGGTCTTAGGAAACCTTGGGCCTACACTATCGCGGGACTTTTATTGTATTCCAGATTTGGCCGTTCGTCTGGTTAATTCGGCTTTCTGCAATCTCAGCAATATCCCGGACTTCCGCCTGCGCACCATGCTGC GTCTGTTTGTGAAGCCGCTGATCCTGTCATGTCCCCCCGAGAAGTACGAGAGCCTTATATGCCCCATCATGGGGCCACTCCTGAACTTCCTGCACCAG AGATTGTCACAGAGATGGTTGACGAG CTCTGGAGATGATTACAAAGAATTGAACACGGAGTCTTCGGAGATCCTGGAAATCGAGTTGGCGCGTCTGCTGACCAGAGAAATGGTGGATCTGCTTG TTGTTTGCTGCGTAGCCAAGAAAAGCCCAGAGCAAAATGCAAACAAAGTGGAGGCGGATGGACTGCGCGGTGGGAATCTGGCTGAACCGGAGG ACGAGGAGATGATGAGTCTGGAAGCCCCATTACCCGGCACTCTGGAATTAACTGAACTTGGGAAGTTCTTAATGTCAAACGAG GAGGTGTCCTCTGCTTTACTGATCAGTGCCTTCAGCCCCCTTCTCTGGATGGACACCCCGGCCTGTCAGAAAGCTGCCACTCAGCTGTGCTGGCCCCTGCTAAAACAG GTGATTTCTGGTTTCCTGCCCTCGGAAGCTGCTCTTTGTTTGTTTACGAATATTCTGCGCGGTCTTCAGGTGCACGGCCAGCATGAAGCCTGTAATTCCTCTCTGGTCGGCTTGGCCTTCCAGGTTTATGAAGCTCTG CGTCCTCGGTTCCCCGAGCTGCGGCTGGTGATTGAACAAGTCCCAGAGGTCCCACTGGACTCCCTGCAGCAGTTTGACACCAAACTCCTCTCCTCGGGTCAGAAAGCAtcagaaaagaagaggaaggatCACTTCCGCCGTCTCATCTCCGGGTGTATCGGG AAACCCCTGGGGGAGCAGTTTCGGAAAGAAGTTCACATCCGGAACCTTCCCTCCTTATTTCAGAAGAAACCTCGGCCAGCCCTGGAAGATTCCATCCTAGGGAGTTGTGCGGAAGCACTGCCATCACTTTTCCAGCACTGA